Within Desulfobacterales bacterium, the genomic segment GTTCACACAGGGCAAAAAGAATGCGCCCTGCATCATTTTTATTGATGAAATTGATGCGGTCGGTCGTCACCGCGGTGCCGGACTGGGCGGCGGCCACGACGAAAGAGAACAAACCCTGAATCAGCTGCTGGTCGAAATGGATGGATTTGAATCCAATGAAGGCGTGATTCTAATTTCGGCCACCAACCGGCCCGATGTCCTGGACCCGGCATTGCTGCGCCCCGGTCGCTTTGACCGGCAGGTGGTTGTATCAATGCCCGATATTCGGGGCCGTGAAAAAATATTGCGCGTGCACATGCAAAAAACACCCATAGACAAGGATGTGAATGTGGTCATTCTGGCCAAGGGTACCCCCGGATTCTCAGGTGCCGATCTTGAAAACCTGGTCAATGAGGCCGCGTTGCTGGCAGCCAAGCGCAACAAGGAAAAAATTGGCATGGTCGATTTTGAAGATGCCAAAGACAAAGTCTACATGGGCCTTGAGCGCAAATCCAAAGTGATTAAAGAAGAAGACCGCAAGGTGACCGCTTACCATGAGGGCGGCCATGCGCTGGTGGCTCGTTTTCTGCCTGAGACCGATCCCGTCAACAAAATCACCATCATACCGCGCGGCCGTGCTGCCGGCGTTACCTGGTTTTTACCCGATGAACGGGATTTTAAGTATAAGGATCAGCTCCAAATGGAGCTGGCAGTTGCCTTCGGCGGAAGAGTGGCGGAGGAAATTGTTTTCAATCGCATCAGCACTGGTGCTGCCAATGATATCAAAAAGGCAACTGATCTTGCCCAGCAGATGATCAGAAGCTGGGGCATGAGCGACAACCTCGGTCCGCTATCGTATGCCAAAGGTGAAGAACAGGTATTTCTGGGTCGTGAGATTGCCCAGCACAGAGATTACTCCGAAGCGACAGCTCAAAAAATTGATGATGAAATCAATAATTTGATCAAAAACTCCTATGAACGAGCCAAAACGGTTTTAAACGAAAACCTGGATATCCTTCACAAGCTGGCAGAAGTGCTGCTTGAAAAGGAAACCGTTATGGGAAAAGAGTTGGATGAGCTAATTCAGGAGTTGCGGCCTGGCATCGAGCTTCCTTCAAGACCCCTGGATGATCAAGAAACCACCACCGAATCCGCCGCCGATCCACCCTGATATGCCGGCGTTTCCCAAAACATATCAGCTAACATGGGCCGGTTTCGAAATGGAATTTGGCCGTCAAACACAAATTATGGGTGTGGTGAATGTGACGCCAGACTCATTTTCCGATGGTGGTAAATTCCTATCCCATGAAGCCGCCGTCACTCAGGGGCTGAAACTGGCAGCTGACGGCGCCGACATATTGGATATCGGAGGGGAATCAACCCGGCCCTTTGCTGATCCGGTTCCAGTCGATGAGGAAATCGAAAGGGTGATCCCGGTCATTGAACAATTGGCCTCTAAAATTTCCATCCCGATATCCATTGATACCATGAAGGCCGAAGTCGCCCGGCAGGCAATCAACGCCGGGGCATCGATTATCAACGACATCTCCGCACTGCGCTTCGATCCGGATTTGGGGGCGGTGGCCGCCGAGTTTGGTGCCCCATTGGTGGTCATGCACATGTTGGGCAGCCCCAAAACCATGCAGTTATCTCCCTCCTATACAGATTTGATCGGTGAAATATCAGATTTTTTAAAGGATGCGATCGTGAGGGCTGAACAGCAGGGTATTTCAAAATCAAACATCATCATCGATCCGGGAATTGGTTTCGGCAAAACCGTTTCGCATAATCTTTTGCTCATCCGGCAGTTGTCATCCTTTACCGCCCTGGACGCGCCGATTATGGTGGGGCCTTCTCGCAAAACCTTTATTCGCAAATTGCTAAAAGACGAGCACAGCGATGATCTTTCTCCGGATTTGCCGATCGTTGAAACCGGTACCCAGGCTACAGTGGCAGCGGCGATCTTATGCGGTGCACATATCGTGCGGGTTCACGATGTCGCCAACACCCGAGCCACCATTCAGATTATAGATGCGATGCGGGCCGCGCAGGAAGATTAGGCCTTACGTGCTATATACCACCTAAGTGACCTATTATTTACCATGCTGCGCCCCAGCGAATAAAAATATTAAGGTTTCAGGTGTCGGGTGTCGGGTGTCAGTCAATGGCCCGAAAGGCTGCCTTACTGCGGTGACGGCTACTTTATTGAGTCAAACCAGAAAGTTCTCGGTTTTCGATATGTACTTGAGCATCTGACACCTGACACCTGAACACACAAAAAGAGGTTAACGAAATGCTCCTGGTAATAGATGTCGGCAATACCCACACGGTTCTGGGTGTTTATCAAGACGACCAACTGCGGAACGATTGGCGCATCCATACTGAACGCAACACCACCGAGGATGAGTTCAATGTGTTGATTAACAGCCTGTTCACGTCTGACAACATCAAAGTGAGTGATATCGAACAAACCATTATCTCGTGTGTGGTCCCACCGATGGTCACCATTTTGGATGCCTTCTGTCGCAAGTATATCGGCCATCCACCTACATGGGTGGATGCCAAAAATTGCGCCGGTATGCCCATTTTATTGAAAAATCCGGGGGAGGTTGGCGCCGACCGTATTGTTAATGCCGTGGCCGCCTATCATCGATACCGCCAAAGTCTGATCGTGGTCGATTTTGGTACCGCCACAACCTTTGACGCCATTTCTGAAAAGGGTGAATATCTTGGCGGGGCCATCTGTCCAGGGATTGGTATTGCCTCAGAAGCCCTGTTTTTAAAAGCTTCCAAGCTACCACGGGTGGAACTTTTTACGCCGCCTGAAGCTGTCATTGGCAAAGACACGATCGGCAGTATTCAATCCGGCATTATATTCGGCTATGCGGGTCTGGTGGATGGAATCGTAAAACGCATGCAACAGGAAATGGGCACGGAACCCAAGGTTATTGCCACCGGCGGTCTGGCCGAGCTGTTATTCAATGTTTCCGAAACCATTGAAGTGGTCGAACCGGCACTGACCCTGGCAGGCTTGAAGGTCATAGCAAATCAAGCATCACGTTAAGGTTTCAGGTGTCAGTGTTCAGGTGTCAGGGAACATAAGACTGAAACCGGAAACCAACTAAAACATTTGATCTGTGGGGCTCCGGAGTTGCAGGGGCTCAAAACTGGCCACCGAAGGCCTGACACCTGAACCGCCAACGGCGGAACTTTAGAGCCTGATATCTGAATTACTTCTCTGAGCTTAAGAATCCCAAATACCCATTGATGCTGTTTTGAAGAAAATATTTTTCCCGCGCCTGCACGTCTGACGGCAGTTGGTCGAAGGATGCCATCAGTGCGTCTTCCTTTAACAGTTTTGTCAAGCATTCGGCTGTTCGATCTGGTTCTTTGTATCTAGTTCCTGCCTTCCTGAGCAGCTGTTCCCAGAATTGAAGTTGACGGTAATGGATCTGCAGCATCTTGACGGCATCCGGATGAACGCCATAGTGACCGTAGCAGATCATCTGCGGGTCGCAGTCAATGAGGGCATCGATACTTTGAAGGGCATCTTGCAGAAAGAATTTCGGCGGGGTGGCCGGGCGTAAGTAAAATTTGTTATTTGGCAGGGATATGAAAACGCCCCCGGTTTCACCGGCAAAAAGGTATTTTCCAGTTTGATAGCTCACATGATGGGCTGCATGTCCGGGTGTAATGATCGCTATGATGGATTTGCTCTGATAATCACTGGCAGCCTGAAGCCTTTCTGCGGGGACCGGCTTTATCGGCCCGTAAGCGTCGGCCATCGAGCCAAGTACTTTTTTCGACCCCTGCCACAGTCGGGTGGGATCAATCAGGTGCGGGATGGCCACGGGATGGCATATGATCGGCGCCATAGGAAAAGACGCTGCAACCTCGCTTATAGCGCCGGCATGATCCAGGTGAATATGCGTCAGCAGAATAGTATCCAGCTGATTGACGTCTAATTCCCGTAAGGCACCTAAGAGTTGCGGTGTACTGGCTGAAGGGCCCACGTCAATTAAGCATGTGGTAGTTCCACGGTATAACCAGGCACAGATAAAATCGTTAAAACCTGTAATGGCAGGTGTCAGCGGAATCAAAAAAAGATCATCCGCTATCTTTTCAATATTCATCTTCAATTGTACCACTTAGATTGTCTAAAGTTGATTAGGCAGGATGCTAATTTGCTTGTAGGGAAAGATAAATCAATTATTTTTTAGCGTCAAGAAAAGGAACTTGGGAAACTGAAATATGAAAGTTATCTTAAAAATAGTAGATTAATGGCCAAGGGCAAGGCAAAAACCGATTCAAAAGTGGAGTCCGCCTCCGGCGGACTAGTATTCGAGCATTTTGAATCGGTTTTTAACACAGCCCTTGGCCATTAGATGCATTTTTAAGATAACTTTTTAGGCGCGACCGACCTCTTTCAGCGTCCCTCTAAAAATTCGATAAAAATACTCATTGTCCGTAATTCCGCGGCTTAGTATTTTTCCGATATCTTCAATATTTTTGATATTGATGATTAAATTGACGCTCTTGTTAAGGGCCATCATGTTGTCCATCGTTCGAAACCTGTTGCTGATCAATGCCACAAACATATTGCGGCGCACGGTCATACTCAACCTTTCAAGATACAGCAATATACCGTTGGACTCCGGATTGTCGGTATCAAATTGTTCATTGATGACAAATAGATCGTAATTGTGATAGCGCATGCGTTTTAACGCATCCCTAGCGCTTTCGGCCTCAGTGATCTGGTAATCCAAAACTTCCAGTGCATTGGTGATCGTTCGCCGAACCGGTGGATTCGGTTCGCATACCAGGGCGGTCAATCCTTCTTCTTCGATAAAGTCAAACGGTTTCTCCGTTGCATCATAACTGCTAATTGAACCGCCGCCACCGCCGCCCGCGGCACCCTTGCGGGGTCTCAACGTAATATAGCCTTTACATTTAGGGCAGGCAACGGTTGTACGCTTGTTAGCGGGTATTTTGTCATTTGCGATTTTGAATTTACTTTGACAACTGGTACAGATAACATCCATTGTGTGTATTCCTTATCTTACCTTTTTACTAATTTACCAAAAATTCGAGACTTTTTTAGATTGGGGCGCTTAGCTTCAATCTTACATTTAGGTTATCCCGTTGTGCCAGTTAAGCCCGTTTAGCCCGTTATTGAATAAGAAAGCTTGATGTGTTTTTAACCGGTAAACGGGCAAACCCACCAGAGGCGGACAAGCGGGAAACGGGCTAACGTTATTAATGCACGGATTTGGCATAATTCCGATCAATTTCCAGGCTTCCAATATCTGTTGTGGCCTCACCGCGGGCACTCTTAATAGAATCGATACCGCGGCCCACAACGCCTTTTTGAGAGCAATAAGCCAACGCGGTATCCTGAGTAATCAGGCCCTGCTCAAACAAACCGATAATATGTTGGTCAAAGGTGATCATGCCAAAAGCATTGCCCTTTTCCATGATTTCGTAAAATGTTTTGCCTTCCGATTGCCCGTGTAAAACCAAGTCTTTGACCCTCAGATTCGTACCCAGAATTTCAAAGGTTGCTACCCGGCCGCCGCCGACCTGGGGCACCAGTCGTTGGGAGACGATCCAGCGCATGGTATCGGCCAGACGGATGCGAATCTGCTCAGCATCTTCGGTGGTAAACATACCCAGAATACGATTGACCGTTGAGCCGGCATCCACGGTATGCAGCGTTGTTAACACCAGGTGACCGGTTTCAGCAGCGCGCAAGCCGATTTCAATTGTCTCGCGATCGCGCATTTCGCCAACCAGAATCACCTTGGGGGCTTGCCGCAGTGCAGCCCGCAATCCATTGGCATAGTTGTCAAAATCCATGCCCAGTTCACGCTGGTTGAAGGTGGATTTTTTATGGGGGTGTTGATATTCAACCGGATCTTCCAAAGTGATAATATGCACGGATTTATTTTCGTTAATTTCATCCAGTATGGCCGCCAAAGTGGTGGTTTTACCGGAACCGGTAGCACCGGTGACAAAGACAATGCCATTGATTTCCTTGGCGATCTGGAACATCGTTTTGGGCAGCTCGCGATCTTCGATGGTCGGAATTTTAGACTCCAGTTTACGCAAAACGATCGATATATTGGCTCCCTGGGAAAAAATGTTGACCCTGAAGCGCGCCTTGCCGGGCAGAGAGTAAGACATGTCGCAAGAGCCGGCACTTAACAGCGCTTTGGTCAGGCGGCGGTCCTGGTTGACCAGGTTCAGGGCAATGACTTCGGTTTGAAACGGGGACAGCGCCTTAAAGGACGGTTTTACATCAACGGGTATGAGCTCACCGGCGCTTTCCACCTGCATCGGTTTGCCGACCGTAAAGTTAAGATCGGAGACATCCCGGTGATAATCCAGCATTCTAACTAGAAGATGGTCGATTTCTTGTTTTTTCATGGTACGGCCTTTGTTGTTTTAGATCATATGTTAGCGATCAAAATGCGTTTCAAAAATCACCACGAAACACACGAAGATATGCTCAGACTAAAAAATAAAAAAACTATTTTTTGTGCCCTTTGTGTTTTTGTGGTTTTAATCAGTTTTTCGTTCTGGCTATATTAGACCTCGGTAAAGTCGGTTGGCGGCGCTTTTAGCAAAGGTCTGAATCTGGCCTTTTCATTGGCTTTGGCATAGGCCTCATCGGAACTGATTTTGCCGTTTTGAAACAGCTCCATTATATAGTCATCCAGCAAAACCATACCGAATTTTTTACCGGTTTGAATCATAGATGGTATCTGATGGGTCTTGCCTTCGCGAATAAGATTGCGAACCGCGGGATTGGCAATTAAGATTTCAAGGGCCACAATGCGACCTTTCCGATCAACGCGTTTAAAGAGGGTCTGAGCGACAACGGCCCGCAGTCCGTCCGACAACGTTGATCGAATCAGGGGTTGTTCGTGTGAAGGAAAGACCTCGATGACGCGGTCAACCGTTTTATAGGCGCTGGATGTATGCAATGTGGAGAATACCAGGTGACCGGTCGACGCCGCTTCGACGGCCAGCGAGATGGTTTCAAGGTCTCGCATTTCACCGACCAGAATAATATCGGGGTCTTCACGCAGGGCACCGCGCAGAGCGCTGGAAAATGTTTCGGTATGTAATCCTACTTCGCGGTGGTTGACGATGCACCCCTGGCTTTGATGAACAAATTCAATCGGGTCCTCCACCGTAATGATATGATCTTTACGTGCGCGATTGGCCACATCGATAATGGATGCCAGGGTCGTCGATTTGCCGCTGCCGGTGGGCCCGGTGACCAGGACCAATCCCCTGGGCAATGTGGCCAATTTTGACACAACCGGCGGCAGCCCCAGCTGCTCGGCGGTCATGATAGTGCTGGGGATTTCACGAAAGACGGCGCCGACACCATTTCTTTGCATGAAGAAGTTGGCGCGGTAACGGGCCAGGCCCGGAATTTCGTAAGCAAAATCGATATCGCCGGTTTCCTCAAATGTTTTAACCTTATGCTCGGGAGCGATTTCATAGAGCATGGCCCTGAGGTCGTCATTATTAAGGACTTTATATTTAATCCTTTCAATATCACCTCTGATTCTAAGCGCCGGCGGTTGACCGGAAGCCAGATGAAGGTCAGAGGCTCCTTGTTCATTCATCAGTTTAAAAAATGCATCAATTTTTGCCATGCACCACTCCTGGTATCAGATCATTCGTGTTTGCGTATCGCTTCAATCGATTTTCTGTAAATGAGCGTTTCTGCCATAGCCATAACGATTTAGATCAATCAGAGAATTTTTATGCTGAATTCGGATAAAACCGCCTGAAACGAAAGCAGATCATTAGACGGGGCTAAGATATGAGTACATGCCGAATATTACGCGGTCTGCACCCTTGCATTCGCTTCAGGCGGTTTTAAGGAATGTGGCGGTTTTTGGAATCGGAATTTTAATTTGACTTTTTGAGGAACTTGATTTTGTCGTCTTCTTCGTCCGATTCTTTGATACCCTCTTTTCCGATTTCGAGTAATCTCGAGTGGGCTTCGATAATCGAACTGATCTGGACTTCAATTTGCATGCGCTGCCGCTTCAACTCTGAGATATCCTCGTGCAGTTGCGCTAAGCGATTGTGCGCTTTATTGAGGATCTTTTCAGCCTTGACTTCAGCTTCAGCGATGATCAGTTCGGCGGATTTGCGGGCATTGTCCTTCATTTGGTCCAATACTGTTTGAGAATTCAACAATGCTCTTTTGAAGGTCTCTTCCCGTTTTCGATATCCCTGGATTTCTAGCTCCAACCGTCGGACCTCGTCACTCAGCGTTTGATTTGATTTCTGCAAAGTTTCGAAGGTCTCTGCTATCTGCTCCAGGAAGGCATCCACCTCTCGAATGTCGAATCCGCGAAATCGGGTGTTAAACTGCTGCTGTTGGATATCAAGGGGCGTAATTTTCATGGGCGTTCACCAGCCTTTCATCTTATCCTAAGGACTCAGCTATACCTTCCAAACTGTTGACCACAAATATTCGCAGGAAGATAATGATCAGAATCACAACAATTGGAGAAAAATCGATCCCACCGTACATCATCGGCAATCGTTTACGAATTTGATATAGCACCGGCTCCGTTACATTATGAATAAATCGTACGATCGGATTATAGGGATCCGGGCTTACCCATGACAATACGGCGCGGGCGATAATGATGAACATGAAGAAAACCAGCACATAGTCCACCACTGTTGCCACCGCCACTAACAGGTTTCGCAATACGAGCATGATTATCCTGACCTTTTCTGTTTTGGCAATGCGTTATCCGGCGAAGTCGATTCAGGTGCTTAAAATTAAAACCATAATCCATGATAAGTCAAGATTTTTCACGCAAAATCAAAGGGTAAGACACTATATTGCCCCTGTCTGTCCGGGGGGCGCTTACTATCCCCTTGAGAAAAGATGCCGCAGCTTTATGCGATTTTGCGACGTTTGTCCGCCTGAAACTTTCCCTAATTGACAAAGAACAAGGCTTTTGGGCCATTTGATTGCACATGTAATATCGGGCTGTAACCGTCAAAACTTGAGACCGGAATCATAATTGACATGCGGCGAATTTTCAGTGTATCGATGGGATTTAGTTGATGATTATTAAGAATATCACATCCTTAACCGGATTGCAAATCCGGCGGTCAACATCGGCTTCATGGAAATAATCAGAATCGGTCGGAATGGGTGGCAATGTCAGATGGGAAACATAAGAAGGTTGGCGCAGGTTGCACGGCGCATGGGGTGCATCTTGCTATCGATCGCCGCCCCATGCGCCATGCTTTCGGTTGTACCTAACCGCCGGCAACCATTGGGATCAGAAAAACCTCGGCATCATCGGGGACCAATGTATGCTCGAAATTGGGCCGGGTGACATACTGGTGATTGATGCGCACCACAGCATAAGGATGGAGATCGTTGAGCTCATCGAGCAGGTCTGAAACGGTCATGCCTTCTCGCCATTCGATCTGCTTGCCGGCTACCTGAATCATGAATCGACACCGTTGGCGCGGAGCAATTCGACAACCTCATCGAAATCAATGCCCAGACGTTTGACGGTTTCTTGGGTCGGGATGCCGTCCGGTGTCCATCCGCGGCGCTTATAAACGGCATCTTTGAGAGTTTCATATTGATTTTCGCGCTGCCGGCGCAACTCAGCCAGCTTTTCAGCCGTCGGTTTGCCCTCAATATCGAATTTGTACTTATCAACCAATTGTTTATCGTAGCGTTCGACACGGGATTCATATTCTGTTTCGGTAACGGGCCCCACTGCCCGGTAAGGAAGATCATCGTGCTGGCGGCGGCCAAAACCCATACGCAGGTTAAAGACCCGTTGAAAATTATAAACGCCCTCGCTCATTTTTATAAGGTCATCGGGGGCGGCCTCATTGCCGGTAATGGCACTGAAGTAGTCGGCATACCACTGGACGTGTTTCATGACTTTGGCCGGCTCCTCGGTATCTTTGTTGTCTTCGGGGATGATATCGTTCCACGGCAGTTTGCACAGGCCGCAAAGCCCAAACCAGGTGCGAAACATCGGAAACCAGTGCAGGGCTTCGGCTTTTTGTTCGAAGGTGGGCATAAAGTTGTGCACCATGTCCAAAAATATCAGCCAGGCCTCATCATGCTGGGGGCCTTTGAGCGCCAGCCCATAGCCTCCTTGCTGGGCCAGTGATTCCTTGGTCATGTATTCCGAAAATTCCAAGCCTTTGGCCTCCATTCCGATGTCCTGCATAATCTTGGCATCTGCTCCGAAATCCTTTGCGAAAATGGCCTTCATTCTGCGAATGCCCTGGCCAACAACTTGACCGAATCCTTCTCCGGCCGCCATTTGATGCACGATCTCCAGAGCAGCGTCACGGTTGCCGAAATGAAGATCCAGACCACCGGTATGGGTGGCGTCGATCAATCCCATTTCAAAGCATTCCATCACAAAGGCAATTGCAGTGCCCACTGATATCGTATCCAGACCGTAGGCATCACAATAAAAATTCATTTCCGCCACCGTGTGCGGATCAAAAATGCCCAGATTGGAGCCGCAGCCGGCAATGGTTTCATATTCGGGCCCGTCGACAAAAACCTTTTGGCCCTTGTAAGGGCCGGTTAAAGGAACAAAATCTTTGATACCGTGCGAACAGGCCACGGTGCATCCCATCCAGCAGCCGTCAAAACCCGGGTCAAACAGGCGCCGGTAAACTTCCTGGCCCAGGTTTGGGGCTTGGTCATGCTGGCCGTAGCGAAAATTGTGGGTCGGCAGCAGATCGTGGTCATTCATAATGGTGACCAGATGGGTGGTGCCGATTTTGGCCATTTCATTTTGTTTGGGATCCAGTTCCACGATTTCACGGGAGTGCAGCTTGGCCACATTTTTGAGACGGGTTTTGTCCGCCGGGTTATTCGTGTCGGCGGTGACCGTCTTCCAGCAGGCAACAACGGCTTTTAAGCCCTTGTCGGCAAACACGGTTCCGACACCGCCGCGGCCGGCCTGTTTGTAGCGGGCGCGCTTGCGCTTGGGATCGTACCAGGTAAAATTGAGACAGCCGATCAAGGTATTTTTGGCCCCGGGGCCTGCGGATACCACCGAAATGTTGCGCGGTTTTCCCTGGGCAAAATGCTCGGTTAAAATGGCAGACAGTTCATAGGCGTTGTCCGGCAGACCGCTGGTCTCGAAAAGTTGGATTTTCTGGTTGATCCCATCGATAAAGACGACCACCTCTGCCGCCGTCTTGCCCTGGATTTCCAGGGCGTCGAAACCAGAAAATTTAAGGTAAGGGCCAAAATAACCGCCGACGTTGGAATCGATTACCGATGCCGTCAGCGGAGAAAGGGTGGCGACAATGCTTTTACCGGAGCCCGGATAAATGGGAGTGCCCCCCAGCGGGCCGGACGAAATACAGAGAGCATTTTCAGGGTCATTCCAGTGGGTGGACGGCTGTACCGCGTTCCACAACAGCCACAGGTCATAGCCCTTGCCCCCGATAAAGGTTTTTTTGGTTTCCGGGGCCACCGGTTTAATGTCAATCTGCGGGTCCGAAAGATTGATATATAAAGTTTGATCGGTGTAACCATTTTCGATTTCAGGTCTTTTGTAATCTAACGCTTTTGTTTCCTTGAAAGCATAATCCGTCATGGGTGTGCTCCTTTTATTAATTATTCAATCCACTGCTCAGGTATCTTGTACGGAGCAGGGTCTTAAATTACCGTTCTAATAATTATTGATCTCTGGCCTCTGACCTCTTTAAGAGTATCAAACGCTTATTTATACAACTAAGCTGATCCGCGATCAAGTTTACTTTTTAGTTAAATCGTTAAGACGGAATATGTCCATTGACTGTTTGAAGTTTCTACCATTTTCCGTGAAGCAGAATTGCAAACGATTTAACCATTCGACTGATACACGATTTAACCAGCGAGGCGAAACTGCAATTCCGCTGCAGGCGGATTGCAGCTTCCCTATTTGAGCGCTTCCTGGCCCTTAAACGGTCGGTGGGGCGCAAACGCTTTTAAAATAATGTGATCATCATCGGTGGTTTCATCCGCAACCAGGCGCGCAACCACTTCCGCGGCCCCCGGCCCCAGCATCAATCCCTGGCCGCACATTCCCGTAATGTGGATCAACCCGTTGATGCGCTGGTTCCAGCCTACTAGCGGTGAGCCGTCCGGTGTCATCGGATAAAGACCGCGCCAGGTGCGGCGCACCCTTAAATTTTTCAGCCGCGGCAACAGGTGCACCAGGCGGGCGCCGACCTGGGGCAGGAACTCGGCAGTTTCGCCTTTATGGGTGCCGATGATCGGCGGATCGGGGGTGATACAAAAAATCACCTGGCCGTGCAGATTCTGGTAAAAATAGAAATTCTTGGATCCGGGTGCGGGGCGAATATCCACCACCATGCACTTAAAAAACGGTCTGACCGGCTCGGTAATGGCGCCTTCATGAGAATCGGGTATTACCTTCAGGTCAATGCCGGCGGTTCGGCTCAGTTCCGGTGAAAAAGGCCCGGCGGTGTCGATAACAATCGGTGCATCATACTCGGATTTTTCAGTCTGCACGCCAACAACACGATTGTTTTTAACCTGTATTTGGCGAACGCGTTCTTTAAAGTGAAAGGCAACCCCCAGATCAACAGCGCGATGATAAAACGCATTAACGGTCAACAACGGAGAAATAGAGCCGTCATCGGGTGAAAAGGTGCCCCCTCGAAGGCCCTCGGGATTGATGCCGGGAATAATTTTCTGAATCTCATCCGGTCCCAAAAAATCAATATTGAGACCGTATTTTTTCTGGACGGGCAGAAGCTTCTTTAGCATGGTCTCATCTTTTTTGCGATAAACCGGGAAGCTATAGCCGCCTTTGAGCCATTCAATATGGTCACCATACCGGTCCTGCCAGGTGGAAAAAATTTCAAGGGACCGCCGGCAGGTAAGAATTTTGGCAGGGTCCGAATGTGTCGCGCGGATGCCACCGATAGCATGCTTGTTTTCGCCCTGCCCGGGTGACGGATGCATATCGATTACCCGCACCTTGATGTCGCGCTCAGCCAACGCCAGGGCCGTGGGCACGCCCACCGACCCGGCTCCGACAATGATCACATCACTTGTCTTCAAGGTGACCTCCTTCATGGGCTCCCGCCAGTATTCCGATGGGAACTTCGACAAACAGGGGGCGATCAACGCGATCGGTTACCGTGCCCAGATCGATGCCTTCTTCTTGAAAGATCCGCCATATCATTGGCCGGCAGGTTTTTGAGCCGCAGGCGCCCATACCGACACGGGTCAGGGCTTTTAGCTGATTGATATCTCTGACACCTTTGCGAATGGC encodes:
- the folP gene encoding dihydropteroate synthase; amino-acid sequence: MIKKPPPNPPPIHPDMPAFPKTYQLTWAGFEMEFGRQTQIMGVVNVTPDSFSDGGKFLSHEAAVTQGLKLAADGADILDIGGESTRPFADPVPVDEEIERVIPVIEQLASKISIPISIDTMKAEVARQAINAGASIINDISALRFDPDLGAVAAEFGAPLVVMHMLGSPKTMQLSPSYTDLIGEISDFLKDAIVRAEQQGISKSNIIIDPGIGFGKTVSHNLLLIRQLSSFTALDAPIMVGPSRKTFIRKLLKDEHSDDLSPDLPIVETGTQATVAAAILCGAHIVRVHDVANTRATIQIIDAMRAAQED
- the ftsH gene encoding ATP-dependent zinc metalloprotease FtsH, whose amino-acid sequence is MNPFYKNLALWLVITLMMVMLYNLFSKQHLAENNISYTEFLAMVNEERIAQVVIQGQELFVTSVDGERIKVFAPEDGELINILRQKGVTISAKPPSENPWYMSVLVSWFPMIVLIGVWIFFMRQMQAGGGKALSFGKSRARLMSDQSERVTFEDVAGIDEAKEELIEIVEFLRDPKKFTRLGGRIPKGVLLVGPPGCGKTLLARAIAGEAGVPFFSISGSDFVEMFVGVGASRVRDLFTQGKKNAPCIIFIDEIDAVGRHRGAGLGGGHDEREQTLNQLLVEMDGFESNEGVILISATNRPDVLDPALLRPGRFDRQVVVSMPDIRGREKILRVHMQKTPIDKDVNVVILAKGTPGFSGADLENLVNEAALLAAKRNKEKIGMVDFEDAKDKVYMGLERKSKVIKEEDRKVTAYHEGGHALVARFLPETDPVNKITIIPRGRAAGVTWFLPDERDFKYKDQLQMELAVAFGGRVAEEIVFNRISTGAANDIKKATDLAQQMIRSWGMSDNLGPLSYAKGEEQVFLGREIAQHRDYSEATAQKIDDEINNLIKNSYERAKTVLNENLDILHKLAEVLLEKETVMGKELDELIQELRPGIELPSRPLDDQETTTESAADPP
- a CDS encoding type III pantothenate kinase, coding for MLLVIDVGNTHTVLGVYQDDQLRNDWRIHTERNTTEDEFNVLINSLFTSDNIKVSDIEQTIISCVVPPMVTILDAFCRKYIGHPPTWVDAKNCAGMPILLKNPGEVGADRIVNAVAAYHRYRQSLIVVDFGTATTFDAISEKGEYLGGAICPGIGIASEALFLKASKLPRVELFTPPEAVIGKDTIGSIQSGIIFGYAGLVDGIVKRMQQEMGTEPKVIATGGLAELLFNVSETIEVVEPALTLAGLKVIANQASR
- a CDS encoding zinc-ribbon domain-containing protein, whose protein sequence is MDVICTSCQSKFKIANDKIPANKRTTVACPKCKGYITLRPRKGAAGGGGGGSISSYDATEKPFDFIEEEGLTALVCEPNPPVRRTITNALEVLDYQITEAESARDALKRMRYHNYDLFVINEQFDTDNPESNGILLYLERLSMTVRRNMFVALISNRFRTMDNMMALNKSVNLIINIKNIEDIGKILSRGITDNEYFYRIFRGTLKEVGRA
- a CDS encoding MBL fold metallo-hydrolase → MNIEKIADDLFLIPLTPAITGFNDFICAWLYRGTTTCLIDVGPSASTPQLLGALRELDVNQLDTILLTHIHLDHAGAISEVAASFPMAPIICHPVAIPHLIDPTRLWQGSKKVLGSMADAYGPIKPVPAERLQAASDYQSKSIIAIITPGHAAHHVSYQTGKYLFAGETGGVFISLPNNKFYLRPATPPKFFLQDALQSIDALIDCDPQMICYGHYGVHPDAVKMLQIHYRQLQFWEQLLRKAGTRYKEPDRTAECLTKLLKEDALMASFDQLPSDVQAREKYFLQNSINGYLGFLSSEK
- a CDS encoding PilT/PilU family type 4a pilus ATPase, producing the protein MKKQEIDHLLVRMLDYHRDVSDLNFTVGKPMQVESAGELIPVDVKPSFKALSPFQTEVIALNLVNQDRRLTKALLSAGSCDMSYSLPGKARFRVNIFSQGANISIVLRKLESKIPTIEDRELPKTMFQIAKEINGIVFVTGATGSGKTTTLAAILDEINENKSVHIITLEDPVEYQHPHKKSTFNQRELGMDFDNYANGLRAALRQAPKVILVGEMRDRETIEIGLRAAETGHLVLTTLHTVDAGSTVNRILGMFTTEDAEQIRIRLADTMRWIVSQRLVPQVGGGRVATFEILGTNLRVKDLVLHGQSEGKTFYEIMEKGNAFGMITFDQHIIGLFEQGLITQDTALAYCSQKGVVGRGIDSIKSARGEATTDIGSLEIDRNYAKSVH